Proteins found in one Camelus bactrianus isolate YW-2024 breed Bactrian camel chromosome X, ASM4877302v1, whole genome shotgun sequence genomic segment:
- the CT47C1 gene encoding cancer/testis antigen family 47 member C1 isoform X2, producing MSTTGEGDPASGGLDGSTGAAGAPAGATGAARAGDRADRDSGPHGDHDDSGSPPGVAALEARRAAGGPGEAAGLVAALEGGSSEDDSDIGPVQDEDGEEEPPEVLDVEVDAHQFPMVGFRFLLMDLVHSLLRRIYHNDHILVRPRGGRVVVRPRPPSPTGSAMLPVTPAPGGPGEGPAPKAQEPEEPEDPEEDASWETPEEGPAEEADDDISVWEMAEETSTSEGTTSYQYENSSEEAHGSESKGKEKFNKKQEEPEKHQDPAEGKPRNPSWEE from the exons ATGTCAACCACGGGGGAAGGAGATCCGGCCTCGGGCGGCCTGGACGGCTCCACGGGCGCGGCGGGAGCGCCGGCCGGAGCGACCGGAGCGGCCAGAGCCGGTGACAGGGCAGACCGCGACTCCGGGCCCCACGGGGACCACGATGATTCCGGGTCCCCCCCAGGCGTCGCGGCCTTGGAGGCCAGGAGGGCCGCGGGAGGCCCGGGGGAGGCGGCGGGCCTGGTAGCGGCCCTGGAGGGCGGGAGCTCCGAGGATGACTCGGACATCGGGCCGGTCCAGGACGAGGACGGGGAGGAGGAGCCCCCGGAGGTCCTGGACGTCGAGGTGGACGCCCACCAGTTCCCCATGGTGGGCTTCCGCTTCCTGTTAATGGACCTGGTGCATTCGCTGCTGCGCCGCATCTACCACAACGACCACATCCTGGTGCGGCCCCGCGGCGGCCGCGTGGTGGTGCGGCCCAGGCCCCCCTCGCCCACGGGCTCAGCCATGCTCCCCGTGACCCCGGCGCCCGGGGGGCCGGGAGAGGGGCCCGCGCCGAAGGCCCAGGAGCCCGAGGAGCCTGAGGACCCCGAGGAGGACGCCTCCTGGGAGACCCCCGAGGAGGGGCCGGCGGAGGAGGCCGATGATGATATCAGCGTTTGGGAGATGGCAGAAGAGACCAGCACTTCTGAGG GAACAACTAGTTATCAATATGAGAACTCCAGTGAAGAGGCTCATGGCTCTGAAAGCAAGGGAAAAGAGAAGTTTAACAAAAAACAAGAAGAGCCGGAAAAACATCAGGACCCAGCAGAGGGCAAGCCCAGAAACCCCAG TTGGGAGGAATAG
- the CT47C1 gene encoding cancer/testis antigen family 47 member C1 isoform X1, translating into MSTTGEGDPASGGLDGSTGAAGAPAGATGAARAGDRADRDSGPHGDHDDSGSPPGVAALEARRAAGGPGEAAGLVAALEGGSSEDDSDIGPVQDEDGEEEPPEVLDVEVDAHQFPMVGFRFLLMDLVHSLLRRIYHNDHILVRPRGGRVVVRPRPPSPTGSAMLPVTPAPGGPGEGPAPKAQEPEEPEDPEEDASWETPEEGPAEEADDDISVWEMAEETSTSEGTTSYQYENSSEEAHGSESKGKEKFNKKQEEPEKHQDPAEGKPRNPRRPWEF; encoded by the exons ATGTCAACCACGGGGGAAGGAGATCCGGCCTCGGGCGGCCTGGACGGCTCCACGGGCGCGGCGGGAGCGCCGGCCGGAGCGACCGGAGCGGCCAGAGCCGGTGACAGGGCAGACCGCGACTCCGGGCCCCACGGGGACCACGATGATTCCGGGTCCCCCCCAGGCGTCGCGGCCTTGGAGGCCAGGAGGGCCGCGGGAGGCCCGGGGGAGGCGGCGGGCCTGGTAGCGGCCCTGGAGGGCGGGAGCTCCGAGGATGACTCGGACATCGGGCCGGTCCAGGACGAGGACGGGGAGGAGGAGCCCCCGGAGGTCCTGGACGTCGAGGTGGACGCCCACCAGTTCCCCATGGTGGGCTTCCGCTTCCTGTTAATGGACCTGGTGCATTCGCTGCTGCGCCGCATCTACCACAACGACCACATCCTGGTGCGGCCCCGCGGCGGCCGCGTGGTGGTGCGGCCCAGGCCCCCCTCGCCCACGGGCTCAGCCATGCTCCCCGTGACCCCGGCGCCCGGGGGGCCGGGAGAGGGGCCCGCGCCGAAGGCCCAGGAGCCCGAGGAGCCTGAGGACCCCGAGGAGGACGCCTCCTGGGAGACCCCCGAGGAGGGGCCGGCGGAGGAGGCCGATGATGATATCAGCGTTTGGGAGATGGCAGAAGAGACCAGCACTTCTGAGG GAACAACTAGTTATCAATATGAGAACTCCAGTGAAGAGGCTCATGGCTCTGAAAGCAAGGGAAAAGAGAAGTTTAACAAAAAACAAGAAGAGCCGGAAAAACATCAGGACCCAGCAGAGGGCAAGCCCAGAAACCCCAG ACGCCCATGGGAATTTTAA